The genomic DNA atgttttcaactttttaactaacttttagattacttttagGGGAATTGTCagaaataccactaaaatagatttttattccaaaaataccataatttagtttttttttccaaaaataccactaaaatgtaattttttctaaaaataccacataattgaattaaatttctaatactaaaaactaactcctaaattctaaatactaaactctacccctaaaaactataccttaaaattaaatgtgtcgatccaaacctaaaagaaaaaaatcttcattattaaaaatcaattttttgtgtttgtggtaattttagaaaaaaaaacttttgtggtaattttggaaaaaaaaacaaaaaagtagtatttttggaaaaaaaaccttttagtggtatttgaaggaatttctcttatttttatattttttctattaattattttatgcagtcttgtttatgattggctgaatttttttaaagtggttatttattaatctgagtgtttttttttaaaccatggGAGTAAAACACAACACGAAAATTTAAGGAAACCACTGAAAACGACCTgcagttttcacttttcaagaGACATCATAATTCGATTTCGGTCTAATCTCAAAAACGCAGAGTCAGGACACAAAGACCTTGCTGCGAGCTGCTAATGGACGCGTACCAGCCACCGGCTCAGTACATGAGACCACCGCCTCCGACGGATCCTTACCACCAGTACTATCAGCATCAGGCGAGGCCACCGGTTCCTCCTTCTACGCAGCCCGGTGGTCCTCCTACATGGCACCCCAACCAATTTCATAACCCTCACTCTCCATcgccaccacctccacctcTGCCGCAGTGGGGACCACCTTCGACGCATTATCCTCAGGGCCAACCGTACTCTTCTTCCGCTTATCCTCCTCACCAGCCGCCATTCAACGCTGGTGCTAACGGCAACGGTccttttcctcctcctccgcctgcCGGTTCGCAAGTTACTCCGCCATATCCTCAGGCTAATCAGGTTGCTCCGTCGTTGGATTTATCCTATGTTTCGTTTTCCCCTTGTCGAAGTGTTAATTTTCGAATTTGATTTTGCATATTAGGAATGGGGAAATCCAAATTGGGGTTATCAACAAGGTCACAACTCTCAAGGTTCGCTCTCGTTCATCGCCATCTATTGTTATTGAATGAATACTAGGGTTTTGGTTTCTGATTATGTCTATGATCGCAGCTAATAGCAACGTCGAGGACTGGGCAGTGAAAGCAAAAGAATGGGCAGCTGCGACCAAGGATCAGCAATCGCAGTCTGCACCGAACCAACCTAGCGGACAACAAGTCTACCAGCAGCAGTACTCTACTCATGGCTATCAAGATGTTCATCAACAGGCAGTTCCAGGAGTAAGCTATCAGCAGCAGTTTCCAGTTCCACCCACAACAACACAGCCGGAGAGATATCCAAACTATTCAACGGCGAACGAGAGTTTTCCTGGAGGTTCTTCTGCTGGATTTTCCCATCAAGAAAACCTGCCTACTAGTTCTGCAATTCATCAGCAGGAGGTACCTTATAGTTATTCTTCTGTAGCAGGTAACCATTTACTTAGAACATCATTGTAGCTCCTAGTCAAGCACTCTATGTGGGTTGCTTTGTCTCTTTGAAATTCCTTGGGTGTCTTCAAAGTTTCCCTGTCCTTTAAGTCTATGAAAAATCATGTGTATAGTAATGTGCTGTGTAATATATAGTTTCCTACGAATAGATTAACTACTACTGATCACAGTTCCCCTTGCATTTTACTCCCTAAACAGAGTGCCTCGTTTTAGCCATTTTGTTGGTCTAGAGATTGGTAACAGTtattaaactaaactaaacctTCAAAACTTAAACTTGGAACTCTGTTTGTAGGTAAAGAAGAGTCTGGAAATAATACACAACATGAGGTGCAGATATCAGTGCCTGCTAGTGGGGGACCTGTTCACGCAGGGCAGCATATGCAATATGCATATGGAGATCAAACACCTGCTCAACCTAGTAACCCTAGTGATCAGCCTGTACAGTTTGCTACCAGAGAGAGTTCCGATTATGCTAGTGTTCACATTGCATGGCAGCCCCATGCCGCAACCGGTGTAGTCTATCCCCCAATCCCTTCATCGGTGCCATCAATTCCTCAGGTACTTTAACAGTGTTTGCTTATTATATCGTTCGTTTTGGTATTATTATGGTGGAGGCAAGTTTGATGTTTACTTTCTTTGCAGCATGACTCATCTATGACTATACCTTCTGTTTCGGGTCATACCATGCCTCCATATGGAAGTTTTCCCCCACCAAATCTCCAGCCTGTTGTACCCCCATATGCTTTTGGCACAAAGCCGCCTCTTCACCCTGTTGCATTCATGGATGACTCATATGCAGCATCATCTATTCCTCCTAAAAAGGTAAGAATGAGTTGTTTCTAATGGAGTTCAGTACCTTTCATGAATTCTTGCTAATAAGGTGGTTTCCAGGCTCCTGTACCTAACTGGCTTAAGGACGaattattgaagaaaaaagCAGATCTTGGAAGGCCTTCTTCAGGGAGTATTGAGGAGAGGGAATCTATGGATGATGATTTACTTTATAAACCTCCTGCGAAAGCTGATCAGCGTGACGAAAAAAGCTTCAGCCCCTCTgacgaagaagaggatgatgaggttttttgaacttttaattatgttttgtcgCTATTCTTTTAGCTGTCTTGGTAATTTAATTTGATCCAGCACCATCACTAAAAAATGCATGGTTTGTTTCATGTAGGATGAGATGGATGCAGAGAGAACtacagcaatcaatatggagATAAAGCGTATCTTGACTGAAGTCCTTCTTAAGGTAGGTGGCCTGATAGAAATTAAGTGGTTGGTCTATAAACATTTGTCCTGCAACAGTTGACATATGTCTTTTGAACAGGTTACAGATGAATTATTTGATGAAATTGCAACCAAAGTCATTAATGAAGATCAACCAGTATCTAAAGGTTTGTTGTGCCTTGTAGTTTTATTTATGTCATTAATCTGTGGAATTACTCCTGAATCTTACCATATTCTTTGCTGGTATACTGTGCTATTCATCATTGCTTCAGATGATAGTGGACAGCACAATAAGTCGTCATCATCCCTTCTCTCCACAGCTGATTCACTCCACAAGGCGTCGGCAAATATTTTGGTCTCGGTAGAAGGCGCAAATAAAAAAGCTAGTTCTGGCTCTCCAGCAGATGTTCTAGGTCTTGCTAGCTATGcctctgatgatgatgatgctgatacTGATGCTGCTTCTAATGCGGATGCTGATGAAAATGATGGAGTTGGAAGTCTTGGCGTGGTGTCAATGTCAAGACACGATGGTAGTCAGCAGCCAAGCACTGAGAAACTTCCTGAACCTGAAGAAATGGCCAATACGAAATTGGATCTAGAAGTTGAAGTCAATGCTAATTCCGGCAAGAACAGTAAGTCAGACTTGGAGGATTATTCTCAGATGCTAGGCTCCagaagaaaagatgatgagGCTGGTAGTATCAAAATATCAGACGTAAGCGCCAGCTCTGGACTTGATGATACTTCAGGAAGCAAAAAAAAGCATCCTGACAGAACTGATAGTGATAAAGATGCAATAGTAGATGAACCTCGCAGGAAGAATTCTGGCTTGAAATCAGATTGCAACCTTCATCaggataataataaaacttatgGGAAAGATTTGAGGGACGATTTGAGTAAGGATGGAAGTAGAAGAGATGAAACGAATAGTGGGAAAGAGAAGGTAGATTCTCAGAATGGCTCAAAAGATAGAATGAAGCAGGGTGACATAAAGTCAGCAGAGAAAGTTAAATGTGTTGAACCAAGTAAAAAATCTACTGATGCCCATGTAAAGAAGGACTCAAGGGAGGTAGAGAGGCCTCACAGAACTAATTCTAAGGAAGACCGGTGTAAAAAaagggagaaggagaaggaagaagaaaggtcaAGACACAGGCGGGCTGAAGACTCGAGCAAGGACAAAAGAAGACGTTCTCCAACCAGTAATGGATCCTCTGATGATTCGACCAGGTGGCATAGGATGTTTAACATTGAGTTTCTCTGTCCGCTTGTCTTGTCTAATGCTGTTTCTCACTACTTGCGACGATTTTTTATTACCTTTCTCCAGGAAGTCCCGTTCTAGAAGAAGGAATGTATCACCATCTCCTGTGAGGTCCAGAAGAAAACGCTCTTCTCCGTCCAGTGATGAATCCTCTGATGATACAAGAAGGTGACAATAGAGTGTTGTACTTTGAATTTTGTCTTTCGCGCTTCTTTTGTCTAATGCCTAACGATCTTGTGTCTCTCTTCAGGAAGTCTTCTTCAAGAAGAAGGAATCGGTCACCATCTCCTGGAAAGTCCAGAAGAAGGTATAGCTTTTATAAACTATTAGCATTATGAGATAAATAACTGgtgtttctatatatgtttgttagtCTATATTAGCACTAGGCTCTAAAAGTTAAAGAACTATTGAAAGCAAAAAGTATGACAAGAGATAATGAGTAAGCAAAAGCAGACAAGCTAGTCTGAAACTCACCACAAAAAGtatcatatatgttttgattgtaTAGACAAGTTTCTTCGCGGTCACCACATAGCAAGCATTCTCAGCACAAGCCTACTCTCTACTCTTCTCATAACAAATCCAGGTATGTATTCTATGTTTCTTCTGTCTTAACAGGTGGCTAACGctggattaaaaaaataaccGAAAGAGTGTGCTATATCTCCTATTTATTCAATAGAACTCAAACCTGATTTGTTGTACAGGTCAAAGCGgtcaagatcaagatcaagatccAGATCCCCCCACAGGCGCCATCGTGCTAAATGAACACTCTAGCAAACTGGTCAGAGACCATATCCAAGACAAAGCTGTGCAGAGACTTGGGATAATGCACTGGACGAACATCAATATAACCAAGAACTGCAAAGCCACCGGTTCGTGAGCATTGTAAACCGCTCTTTCCTTGGTTCttgaaaaagaaatatcaaaagattttgacTGCTTTCTTGACTTGTTTTGAATATTGTNTATGTTTCTTCTGTCTTAACAGGTGGCTAACgctggattaaaaaaaataaccgaAAGAGTGTGCTATATCTCCTGTTTATTCAATAGAACTCAAACCTGATTTGTTGTACAGGTCAAAGCGgtcaagatcaagatcaagatccAGATCCCCCCACAGGCGCCATCGTGCTAAATGAACACTCTAGCAAACTGGTCAGAGACCATATCCGGGACAATGCTGTGCAGAGACTTGGGATAAGGCCACTGGACGAACATCAATATAACCAAGAACTGTAAAAGCCACCGGTTCGTGAGCATTGTAAACCGCTCTTTCCTTggttcttgaagaagaaatatcaaaagatttttgacTGTTTTGTTGACTTGTTTTGAATATTGTTGGTTTGTTAAGCGTTACTTTGTAAAAAAGTTTGTCAGGCAAAACTTGTTGATGGTCTGTCTCTGAAACGTTGGATGATCAAATCTGTGTCTTATCCTCCCTCAAGGTTCTTATTACATCTCACATTATTaggaaataaattttatattttgaactAATTAACATTAGAGTTTTGCTTTTGACCAGAAAAGGGAAAAATTAGTGACACATTTTCTGAAGTGAATTTGTCAAAAGATAAAGTGACTCAGTTAAGTTTGACGAATTGGTCTTTGAGTGAGTGTCGGTATCGTTAGGCGAATTTGCACCAGTTAAGAAAATACAACAGAAgccaaaaaaagtttttttacttgtgtgggagaagaaagaaagagagatgttgAAATCTTGAAAACAATTTCTTGAAGATGACGAAAAGCGTTcacatgtcttcttcttcttcttcttcccccttTCTCCCCGCCGGCTTTCCGCTTCCAAAACTTCGGtatttctccattttcttctcttttccgttaaagctccattttttttttcttctccttttattttctttcttctcttctcattctcaaCTCTTCTTCATTTGATATCCCATGAAGCTTGTTAAGGTTCTCACTTGTTTCTCTTTGACTCCTCATTTTAGAGATCTTTGTGTTTTAAATTTCTGAAaagtttttgacttttgattttgatttataaaatcTTACTAAACAGGGTCTTCGAGCTGGGTTGTTGTCTGTTTGGCTATCTGGGTTTCTCCTAATCGCTCTCTCTTTCTACGGCACTCAGCTtctatctccttcttctctcgaTGGCCCTTTCAGATACTCTTCCCGTTCCATTGCTGCTCCTCCTCCAAGAATCACCATTTTCACTGCTCTCCGTAGCAGCTCCTCCTTGGATGAAGATAGCCAAGCTTTTTTGGCTATTCGTTCATGGCTCGCTTTGTCTTCCCAAGTCACCGTTGTTTTATTCTCTCAACACAGCAAcctttcttctgatttttcctTCACCGACAAATTTGGTTCCCGTCTTCTTCTTGATTCCACCATTGATTTCACGTAAGCTCTCTCTTCTATTCCCACTCCATTTGATTCTTGCCTCACTAAGTTGCCTTTGGTTTATGAAAAGGATAGATTTTGGAGACATTTGACATCTCGCTTGTGTGTTTGAACTGTGTTAGGTTTCTCGGTACTCCATTTATACACTCGATGCTTGCGAGAAGTGAAGCTTATCAATCTGATATAGCTGTTCTGATGGATCCAGAGACTGTTTTACTTCCAGATTTCATTTCTGCTTTGAATTATGCTCACCAGCTTGATCGTGACTGGCTTCTCGTTTCTTCATCAGTGGGTATTCCCAGTTTCCCGTTCAGTTGGGACAACACAGGACATTTTTGGCGACAGGGGAATGGTAAAAGGGTGAGATTTGGGGAGGTATGGtggaaacctttttttttacttgttgatAATAATCTGATCTAATCCTCCCTTAATCAAATTTTGATCGCATTGTTCTTTCTTGGTGTTAACAGTTGCAGAAGATGATAAGCTTGCGGAGTTGGCAATCGAATTCTAGCGAAAGCAAAATGATTATGGCATGGAACACCGTTGATGTGCCTTTGCAATGTGGAGTGCTTCCACCATTTTTGTATCAAAGAGCAACTTATAATCAATGGATAATTAACGAGGCTATGTCATGTAAAAGAAGGTTTGTGTTTGATGCCACTTCCACCATATCGAGCTTTTACTTAGGCAATGAAGACAATAGGAGTGATAATAATGTCTCAAAACCGAAAGCAAGAAACTGGGAGTATATAGGAAACTCCCATCTTGGGCAGCTCTACGGGTCATTGTTCTCCAAGTCTTTCACTTTACCTAAGCTTTTGAAGTGCAACAAGCACTATATGTTCGTTAACGTTTCAGATCGTTCTGTTGATCTGTCTATATTGGAAGGAAAGGGTGTAGGATTTCGTAGGCGAGAGAAGATCTCAGCTTGTATCAGTAGAACTAAATCACGAAGCTTGAAATTAGATATTGTACAGAAGAAAGATGAGGCAGTGCCACAATTGAAGTTTCCTTTTGACCTGCAGTCTCTTCTCCCATTAGTTGCAGACAAGAACAGAACTGTTGTCCTTTCAATTGCTGGGTATAGTTATAAGGACATGTTGATGAGTTGGGTCTGCAGGTTACGCCGCCTCAAAGTTCCAAATTTCTTAGTTTGTGCCCTTGATGATGAAACTTATCAGTTTTCTATACTGCAGGTGAAAAAAGTCTCTTGCTTTTCCTTCTTAGTACATTGAGTGATAGTAACGTCAATATCGAGTTTATAATCAGTTAGTTTCGTGCAGGGTCTGCCAGTTTTCATTGATCCATACGCCCCTAAGAACATTAGCTTCAATGACTGCCACTTTGGATCGAAGTGTTTCCAGAGAGTGACCAAAGTTAAGTCAAGAACAGTTTTGAAGATACTAAAGCAGGGATATAACGTTCTCTTGAGCGATGTGGATGTGTATTGGTTCAGAAACCCATTGCCTCTGCTTCAATCTTTTGGCCCTTCTGTTCTTGTGGCACAATCTGATGAATACAACACAAcaggtgaatgatgatgaactGAACAATTGGACCAAACCTTGTTTTGAATGCTAATGAAttggttttatatttgattttttgcaGTACCTATAAACCAACCAAGGCGCTTAAACTCGGGATTCTACTTTACACGTTCTGATGCGCCGACGATAACAGCAATGGAGAAAGTGGTGAAGCATGCTGCAACCTCCGGTCTATCGGAGCAGCCTAGCTTCTACGACACTTTATGCGGAGAAGGTGGAGTGTATCGCTTGGGAGACGATAGATGTCTTGAACCAGAGACAAACCTGACCGTTCAGTTCTTGGACAGAGAGCTATTCCCAAACGGTGCGTACAGAGATCTATGGCTAAAGGAAGACGTGAGAGCAGAGTGTGAGAAGAAGCATTGCTTCGTTCTACACAACAACTGGATCAGTGGGAGACTAAAGAAAATCGAACGCCAAATGATGAGAGGTCTCTGGGAATATGACGCATCCATGAGGATGTGTGTGTAGAGTTATAACAAGGTTGGTTATAACAAGTTAGATAGAGACATACAAAGGCTCTTAGTATTAGATTATACAAAATTGTGTTTATGTATTGCCTTGATTATCAAGATAGTTTTAGGTAAATGAACTTGTAAACTTCAAATTATTGTTGGCAGAACAAAGATAAAAGAATATAACTGGTTTTGAGGATGTATTTTTCGTTTCATatgtactctctctctctaatgttAATATGTACTCAATTTTTATGTATTGTATTATATACTTAGGGATTACATTATCGTCAGCCACTAACTCGAATATCCTTGAAAAACAACCTGTAATGGTTgccacataaacaaaaatagtgTCGCTGTATAATGTGATCTGGTCGGTCCGAGTGCTCTAAATTACAGAATTCGTGGCTAAGTACAGTATCGTCACTTTTGTTTTGGTACGTGGGGTCACTGTTTCAGTATATTCACAATTGTGTTGAAAGGCCTAACCATTGGGTCCCCATCATTTTCTCATAAGTGCTACTTTTGCTCAAAACGTTATCgtgaaattatgattttaaatcatttttaaggcatctatgtaattgtatttataagaGTTTTTATGAGATTATGCtaggattttaattttgttctccTCTTGTAATATCTATCTC from Camelina sativa cultivar DH55 chromosome 7, Cs, whole genome shotgun sequence includes the following:
- the LOC104701705 gene encoding uncharacterized protein LOC104701705 isoform X1 is translated as MDAYQPPAQYMRPPPPTDPYHQYYQHQARPPVPPSTQPGGPPTWHPNQFHNPHSPSPPPPPLPQWGPPSTHYPQGQPYSSSAYPPHQPPFNAGANGNGPFPPPPPAGSQVTPPYPQANQEWGNPNWGYQQGHNSQANSNVEDWAVKAKEWAAATKDQQSQSAPNQPSGQQVYQQQYSTHGYQDVHQQAVPGVSYQQQFPVPPTTTQPERYPNYSTANESFPGGSSAGFSHQENLPTSSAIHQQEVPYSYSSVAGKEESGNNTQHEVQISVPASGGPVHAGQHMQYAYGDQTPAQPSNPSDQPVQFATRESSDYASVHIAWQPHAATGVVYPPIPSSVPSIPQHDSSMTIPSVSGHTMPPYGSFPPPNLQPVVPPYAFGTKPPLHPVAFMDDSYAASSIPPKKAPVPNWLKDELLKKKADLGRPSSGSIEERESMDDDLLYKPPAKADQRDEKSFSPSDEEEDDEDEMDAERTTAINMEIKRILTEVLLKVTDELFDEIATKVINEDQPVSKDDSGQHNKSSSSLLSTADSLHKASANILVSVEGANKKASSGSPADVLGLASYASDDDDADTDAASNADADENDGVGSLGVVSMSRHDGSQQPSTEKLPEPEEMANTKLDLEVEVNANSGKNSKSDLEDYSQMLGSRRKDDEAGSIKISDVSASSGLDDTSGSKKKHPDRTDSDKDAIVDEPRRKNSGLKSDCNLHQDNNKTYGKDLRDDLSKDGSRRDETNSGKEKVDSQNGSKDRMKQGDIKSAEKVKCVEPSKKSTDAHVKKDSREVERPHRTNSKEDRCKKREKEKEEERSRHRRAEDSSKDKRRRSPTSNGSSDDSTRKSRSRRRNVSPSPVRSRRKRSSPSSDESSDDTRRKSSSRRRNRSPSPGKSRRRQVSSRSPHSKHSQHKPTLYSSHNKSRSKRSRSRSRSRSPHRRHRAK
- the LOC104701704 gene encoding beta-arabinofuranosyltransferase RAY1-like isoform X2; its protein translation is MLARSEAYQSDIAVLMDPETVLLPDFISALNYAHQLDRDWLLVSSSVGIPSFPFSWDNTGHFWRQGNGKRVRFGELQKMISLRSWQSNSSESKMIMAWNTVDVPLQCGVLPPFLYQRATYNQWIINEAMSCKRRFVFDATSTISSFYLGNEDNRSDNNVSKPKARNWEYIGNSHLGQLYGSLFSKSFTLPKLLKCNKHYMFVNVSDRSVDLSILEGKGVGFRRREKISACISRTKSRSLKLDIVQKKDEAVPQLKFPFDLQSLLPLVADKNRTVVLSIAGYSYKDMLMSWVCRLRRLKVPNFLVCALDDETYQFSILQGLPVFIDPYAPKNISFNDCHFGSKCFQRVTKVKSRTVLKILKQGYNVLLSDVDVYWFRNPLPLLQSFGPSVLVAQSDEYNTTVPINQPRRLNSGFYFTRSDAPTITAMEKVVKHAATSGLSEQPSFYDTLCGEGGVYRLGDDRCLEPETNLTVQFLDRELFPNGAYRDLWLKEDVRAECEKKHCFVLHNNWISGRLKKIERQMMRGLWEYDASMRMCV
- the LOC104701705 gene encoding uncharacterized protein LOC104701705 isoform X2 encodes the protein MQYAYGDQTPAQPSNPSDQPVQFATRESSDYASVHIAWQPHAATGVVYPPIPSSVPSIPQHDSSMTIPSVSGHTMPPYGSFPPPNLQPVVPPYAFGTKPPLHPVAFMDDSYAASSIPPKKAPVPNWLKDELLKKKADLGRPSSGSIEERESMDDDLLYKPPAKADQRDEKSFSPSDEEEDDEDEMDAERTTAINMEIKRILTEVLLKVTDELFDEIATKVINEDQPVSKDDSGQHNKSSSSLLSTADSLHKASANILVSVEGANKKASSGSPADVLGLASYASDDDDADTDAASNADADENDGVGSLGVVSMSRHDGSQQPSTEKLPEPEEMANTKLDLEVEVNANSGKNSKSDLEDYSQMLGSRRKDDEAGSIKISDVSASSGLDDTSGSKKKHPDRTDSDKDAIVDEPRRKNSGLKSDCNLHQDNNKTYGKDLRDDLSKDGSRRDETNSGKEKVDSQNGSKDRMKQGDIKSAEKVKCVEPSKKSTDAHVKKDSREVERPHRTNSKEDRCKKREKEKEEERSRHRRAEDSSKDKRRRSPTSNGSSDDSTRKSRSRRRNVSPSPVRSRRKRSSPSSDESSDDTRRKSSSRRRNRSPSPGKSRRRQVSSRSPHSKHSQHKPTLYSSHNKSRSKRSRSRSRSRSPHRRHRAK
- the LOC104701704 gene encoding beta-arabinofuranosyltransferase RAY1-like isoform X1 translates to MKLVKGLRAGLLSVWLSGFLLIALSFYGTQLLSPSSLDGPFRYSSRSIAAPPPRITIFTALRSSSSLDEDSQAFLAIRSWLALSSQVTVVLFSQHSNLSSDFSFTDKFGSRLLLDSTIDFTFLGTPFIHSMLARSEAYQSDIAVLMDPETVLLPDFISALNYAHQLDRDWLLVSSSVGIPSFPFSWDNTGHFWRQGNGKRVRFGELQKMISLRSWQSNSSESKMIMAWNTVDVPLQCGVLPPFLYQRATYNQWIINEAMSCKRRFVFDATSTISSFYLGNEDNRSDNNVSKPKARNWEYIGNSHLGQLYGSLFSKSFTLPKLLKCNKHYMFVNVSDRSVDLSILEGKGVGFRRREKISACISRTKSRSLKLDIVQKKDEAVPQLKFPFDLQSLLPLVADKNRTVVLSIAGYSYKDMLMSWVCRLRRLKVPNFLVCALDDETYQFSILQGLPVFIDPYAPKNISFNDCHFGSKCFQRVTKVKSRTVLKILKQGYNVLLSDVDVYWFRNPLPLLQSFGPSVLVAQSDEYNTTVPINQPRRLNSGFYFTRSDAPTITAMEKVVKHAATSGLSEQPSFYDTLCGEGGVYRLGDDRCLEPETNLTVQFLDRELFPNGAYRDLWLKEDVRAECEKKHCFVLHNNWISGRLKKIERQMMRGLWEYDASMRMCV